One genomic region from Gossypium hirsutum isolate 1008001.06 chromosome D13, Gossypium_hirsutum_v2.1, whole genome shotgun sequence encodes:
- the LOC107888359 gene encoding uncharacterized protein, whose protein sequence is MATKKIIAICQSGGEFETENDGSLSYRGGDAHAIDIDDQMKFSDFKMEVAEMFNCSFGAMSIKYFLPGNRKTLITVSNDKDLERMIKFHGDSITADVYIVMEENGAADVSNMSDSRSSRTTLSEAVPPLELPLDVVDDTTQPNIPLGAPLDIDGTNHIDAHFNLPPEVLSVRPLSVVPYEKHAKAAEQWQDTITGVGQRFSSVHEFRETLRKYAIAHQFAFKYKKNDSHRVTVKCKAEGCPWRIHASRLSATQLSICIKTMNPTHTCGGSAVTVGHQSWVAGIIKEKLKIFPDYKPKDIVNDIKQEYGIQLNYCQAWRGKEIAKEQLQGSYKDAYSQLPFLCDKIMETNPGSLATFTTKEDSSFQRLFIAFHASLSGFVQGCRPLLFLDSIPLKSKYQGVLLTATAADGNDSVFPVAFAFVDAETNDNWHWFLSQLKPALSTSCPLTFVADRQKGLRESISENFKDSYHGYCLHYLTEQLIRDLKVQFSRDVKGIMIEDLYHAAFAPRPEEFHKITEGIKSLSLEAYNWIMQSEPQNWANSLFQGARYNHMKSNFGELFYSWASDADELPIIQMVDVIRGEIMELIYFRRTDSDQWLTRLTPSMEEKLEKESLKVSALQVQPTTGSKFEVQGEFTEVVDMDGWDCSCKGWQLTGLPCCHAIAVINCIGRSPYDYCSRYFSTESYRLTYAESVKPIPDTDWAMQNDYSEAAMTVTPPTRRPPGRPTTKKVGSQEAMKRQLQCSKCKGLGHNKATCKELL, encoded by the exons ATGGCTACAAAGAAGATAATAGCAATTTGTCAATCTGGAGGTGAATTTGAGACTGAAAATGATGGCTCATTGTCGTATAGAGGTGGAGATGCTCATGCAATAGACATTGATGATCAGATGAAGTTCAGTGACTTCAAGATGGAAGTAGCAGAAATGTTTAATTGTAGCTTTGGTGCTATGTCTATCAAATACTTCCTCCCTGGTAATAGAAAGACTCTCATTACTGTCTCCAATGACAAGGATTTAGAGCGGATGATAAAATTTCATGGGGATTCTATAACTGCTGATGTGTATATCGTAATGGAAGAAAATGGAGCTGCTGATGTTTCTAACATGTCAGATAGTAG GTCAAGTAGAACAACTTTGTCTGAAGCAGTGCCTCCACTTGAGTTACCTCTAGATGTTGTGGATGATACCACTCAACCCAATATTCCTCTTGGTGCCCCTCTTGATATTGATGGCACCAACCATATTGACGCGCACTTTAATTTGCCACCTGAGGTTTTGTCTGTTCGTCCTCTTTCTGTTGTTCCCTATGAGAAGCATGCTAAAGCTGCTGAGCAGTGGCAGGATACAATTACAGGGGTGGGGCAAAGATTCAGTAGTGTTCATGAATTTCGTGAGACATTGCGTAAATATGCCATTGCACATCAGTTTGCATTTAAGTATAAAAAGAATGATAGCCATCGTGTGACTGTTAAGTGCAAAGCTGAAGGTTGCCCTTGGAGAATTCATGCATCAAGGTTGTCAGCCACTCAGCTTAGTATATGTATCAAGACGATGAATCCAACACATACTTGCGGAGGGTCTGCTGTGACAGTTGGGCATCAAAGCTGGGTAGCCGGTATTATCAAGGAgaagttgaaaatttttccagattACAAACCTAAGGACATTGTAAATGACATTAAACAAGAATATGGAATACAACTGAACTACTGCCAGGCTTGGCGTGGGAAAGAAATTGCCAAGGAGCAGCTTCAGGGTTCATATAAGGATGCATATAGTCAGTTGCCATTTTTGTGTGACAAGATAATGGAGACCAATCCTGGCAGTCTTGCTACATTCACCACTAAGGAAGACTCGAGTTTCCAACGCCTCTTTATCGCATTCCATGCCTCTTTGAGCGGTTTCGTACAAGGATGCAGGCCTCTCCTTTTCCTTGATAGCATACCCTTGAAGTCCAAATATCAAGGTGTATTGTTGACAGCAACTGCTGCAGATGGAAATGACTCTGTATTTCCTGTTGCTTTTGCTTTTGTAGATGCAGAAACCAATGATAATTGGCATTGGTTTTTATCACAACTAAAACCAGCTCTGTCAACATCTTGTCCTCTAACATTTGTTGCAGACAGACAGAAGGGTTTGCGGGAGTCAATCTCTGAAAATTTCAAGGATTCCTATCATGGTTATTGTCTGCACTATTTAACTGAGCAACTCATTAGAGACTTGAAAGTGCAGTTTTCTCGTGATGTTAAAGGTATCATGATTGAAGACCTTTATCATGCAGCTTTTGCACCTAGACCTGAAGAGTTTCATAAGATTACTGAGGGCATCAAAAGTCTTTCACTGGAAGCTTACAATTGGATCATGCAAAGTGAGCCCCAGAATTGGGCAAATTCACTTTTCCAGGGTGCCAGATATAACCATATGAAATCAAACTTTGGTGAACTCTTTTACAGCTGGGCATCAGATGCAGATGAATTACCTATAATACAGATGGTTGACGTCATACGGGGAGAGATTATGGAGTTAATTTATTTCCGTAGGACCGATTCTGATCAGTGGTTAACAAGGCTGACTCCGTCCATGGAGGAAAAGCTGGAAAAGGAGAGCTTGAAAGTCAGTGCCCTTCAAGTGCAACCGACTACTGGTAGCAAATTTGAGGTTCAAGGTGAGTTCACTGAAGTGGTTGACATGGATGGTTGGGATTGTAGTTGTAAAGGTTGGCAACTTACTGGTTTACCATGCTGCCATGCTATTGCTGTTATCAATTGCATTGGACGAAGCCCTTATGATTATTGCTCAAGATACTTTTCAACTGAGAGCTACAGATTAACCTATGCAGAATCTGTCAAGCCTATTCCAGATACGGACTGGGCTATGCAGAATGATTATTCGGAAGCCGCAATGACTGTAACTCCACCAACACGTCGTCCACCAGGTCGGCCTACCACAAAGAAAGTTGGATCACAGGAGGCAATGAAGCGCCAACTCCAGTGCAGTAAGTGCAAGGGTCTTGGACACAACAAGGCCACTTGCAAAGAGCTCTTGTAA
- the LOC107888360 gene encoding uncharacterized protein: MATGLSTRNGNIGMALPTAAVNKLNNPLPSKECSNCSGHSPFFIHQVRHLGILRRLCTACVLRLHPSSFCPACFTFYGGSPPHPSKRVNCSNCCSLTHSHCAGDTILTSYLCTPCKDSSFSFFPLKDNKIDKKLALALLCAAKIASSSMGKAVTVAWAEADRKVREAALARKRARESLEHLLVVTRKEKARKENEAKVEDLDVDNGDEDGDGDGDGDIDVDLVRHIEDSLVKADD, translated from the coding sequence ATGGCTACTGGTTTGAGTACTAGGAATGGCAATATTGGCATGGCCCTCCCCACCGCCGCCGTCAAcaaactcaacaatccattaccaTCCAAAGAATGCAGCAACTGCAGTGGCCATTCTCCCTTCTTTATCCACCAAGTTCGCCACTTAGGCATCCTCCGCCGCCTCTGCACTGCCTGTGTCCTCCGTCTCCACCCTTCCTCGTTCTGCCCTGCTTGCTTTACCTTCTACGGCGGCTCCCCACCCCATCCTTCCAAACGTGTCAACTGCTCCAATTGCTGCTCCCTCACCCATTCTCACTGCGCAGGCGACACCATTCTCACCTCTTACCTCTGCACACCTTGTAAGGActcttctttctctttctttcctcTCAAGGACAACAAGATCGACAAGAAGCTCGCTCTCGCTTTGCTCTGCGCTGCCAAGATTGCCTCCTCTTCCATGGGGAAGGCCGTTACCGTAGCATGGGCCGAGGCTGATAGGAAGGTAAGGGAGGCGGCGCTTGCAAGAAAACGGGCAAGGGAATCCCTCGAACATCTACTCGTTGTTACTCGTAAGGAAAAGGCCAGAAAGGAAAATGAGGCCAAAGTTGAGGACTTGGACGTGGACAATGGTGATGAAGATGGTGACGGTGATGGAGATGGGGATATTGATGTTGATCTCGTACGACATATAGAAGATAGTCTTGTTAAAGCCGACGATTGA